Sequence from the Argentina anserina chromosome 7, drPotAnse1.1, whole genome shotgun sequence genome:
gtctgtatgtggatgatatgcttatcgGTGGGAGCAACGTtaagatgatcaagtctactaaagacatgttgaattctaagtttgacatgaaagacttgggacttgctgatgtcattttaggaattaaaattacgagaacatcagaagggctagtgttgagtcaaacacactatgtggacaatattcttgggaattttgacaaggaaggttctggaattgtcagaactcctgtagatttgaatctacatttgtccaagaataaaggtgaaagtgtttctcaattacagtattcaagaataattgggagtctaatgtacttaacaagttgtacaagatctagcttatgcggttcataagctaagtaggtacacgagtaatcctTGAGCTATACATTGGCAAgcgattggaagagtactcaaatacctaaggtatactcgtacctacgggttgcactacacatcatacccagctgttatagaagggttcactgatgcgaactggatatctgacatgaaagactcaaagtctactagcgaatatgtatttacgctagggggtgcagccgtgtcctgaaagtcctcaaaacaaacagttataactagatccacaatggagtctgagtttgtagcactagacaaatgtggggaggaagcagaatggCTACGCCAAttcatagaggacattcctagatggacaaaacctgtgcctgcgattggtatacattgtgatagtcaatctacaattagcagggcacaaagtaagatgtataatggtaagtctagacacattcgtcgaagacataataccattagacaactactcttaactggagttatctctatagactatgtaaagtctaaagataatattgctgatcctttaactaaagggttaaacagagagttagttgaaaaatcatcgaagggaatgggactaaagcccattggaaattaaaaaatcactacagtggatacccaacctagctgactggagatcccaagatctaggttcaaaagggaaaaccaaactgtagagattagttcggatcactgtggggagttccccaagtccattcctatgataaaaaaccagtgatacccgtaaggatgaggttaagctaaaacttttaatgattcttatgcgtcgagaaatcgagaagagtaatgcgggttactcttaattaagagatcacctatgcaagagagaagtggggctgcttctaggggagttaatgagggcataactcttatcaaactacttgcagaaccaggcgtgtgttccatggccaaaatgagcacaaaaatgagaaccgaagtgtaccagggagactcctgtgtaaagtatgttatcatttacacaaatgacgaatagttcaaagacatcgcgtctactatttagttagtaaagtaagcatacttttataagggaaggttcaaatggtcaaacctacctatcctatgcaggtttcaaccgtagaaatctatcaccaaattctatcgagtctttggtggccaatttcattcatgtgggcaattgttggaaaatggttggaaaaaccatttaaaaccaaattttaattgattaattaaattaagttaaacttataattaatcaaaagatgaacatagatttgagttctccataatgagggctacaagatcatatgtttgtttatgtaatttggtttgtgggtgaataagaaattgtcactcaaagatggctacttagaatgagggaaatgtaattgtcccacattggaaaagagaagtgttaaaaagcctttatatagaatccattgtgtatggattgtaaagtgtgtaagcccccttatacactctcgcgcacgcgcaggggagggggggtgcaaatcgtaggtcgcaagggaaactcgtgtatgcccgtgcgacctgcggacacgaatgcaacaccgaattgagggtcggaacgcagattctttttgcatttccgaaaattcggttttgacttttcaaattctcttgactgtttaAATTCTtcttgtaacaactgagttattgtgtgttatggagaattataacagaattgaaatcaatgtttgtaacatatgtaactcatatatgttatgatcttttgatttctataaccgccatcttatttattgctgattgcaaatcctcacagtataaatagccaccatcctttcattgtaaaagaatcccattcgaaacacatttctctcccactctcaaagttcttagttcttctctagtgatagatagaggtaccttttcgagttcgttgagggttctagttagtagtgcaactttctagaattgtttagtcgttatatcctgggagacaagcgccaagcatccttgcaccggtagaggaggcgtaaacgtcttaaggacagtgtggtatcacacacgtctcgactagttcttccatcacaaatcgttcggtatttttgttgaatttcttttcgtgttcttcatttctgatttataattatttataattcagtttattaattatatatgcaatatatcactgtttctTACAACAGACTTGTCAGAATAGTTCAATAAAAGATGGAAAATATGAAGTGGCCGGTATAGCACTCATAATGAAAAACTTCATGAATAACGAATTTCAGTTTTTGCAACAGTGATTCAGTTACAAATATCCATCATCGAATTTTATAAACTCAAAACACAATCAAATCCTACATCATCAATCTAGAAATCGAGTCGGTTGAAGTACTCAACTGTAATTTTTTGGTCGTTTCGAGTAAACTTTTGCCGTACCATATTATTATGCATAATTTTGGTATAAAGTTTAGGCACTTCATAATAATTCAATAAACTGATTAGATTATTACATAGTATATTGTGAttcaaaagtttatttacacTTTGTCCGGTGCCGGCCATGGGGTAAGAGCCAATAGGCTAAAGCCTAATGCCCCAACAATTTAAGggcttaaaaaaaaattcacctccttattaaaaaaagtaaaatatattaaaagagAGAGTAGCACGTCTGTTGCTATTCTTCCTAATGAACTCTTGTTTTCCCCCCTCTCTTTTTCTCAACATAATCATAAAAAGTATGAATCATATATCTTTTAATATTTATCTATTATTCaagctttatttttttttttgaatttgtttccatgtttggttttagggtttaactGTTTAAGTTTCTCCatgtttcaattttattttttatttcgtAAAGTTATTTGGCTGAGACTTTGTATGATACTATCTAAGATTAATCTGTTGAAATTGTTGGATTGGTGATTGGCTTTGAGTTGTTCATGGTTTAGCTATGATATCCATTGAAATGGATATTGTTGAACAACTtgattattcatatttaattagTACTTTTGCATCTAAAAATGTAAGACGAGTCATATTTAAGTGATACAATAAATTTTTTCTATAATATTTGACTTTTTCTATTTAAGTTTATGTTTTGGGACCTTGTAATTTTTTCTCACCTTGAGCCTATTTTCCCACAGGGCTAGTCATGACTTTGTCTAAGAAGGAATATTGATTTTCTTAGATCGATTACCCCGCTAAAAATGCAAGTCTTTACAAAGATGTTCTAAACTGTTAATTTAGCTAGGTATTTTTATGGACCGATATGTTAACATGTACTCAGTGGCGTAGCCAAAAAATTTGTTAAGGAGGGTGAATATTTAACTTGATATTTTGATTCATGATGTCTGATGTAGTTCGACAAAAATTatttgatttaaaatcaaattcCTAGATATTTatccaaaattactttatataataatttgataGGTAAGGGATCGAACTCACAAATTATgacaaaaaaatcaaatttgaaaGGAAAAAGATGGGTGAATATGtaaattcataatatataCACATTCCAATGAGGTAATGAACTAATGATGATGGTATTCTTTGTCGTGTCAAGATACTCTTATATTAGAACTTTCAAATGGTCAAATTAGTGAATTATCTCTCTCATTTCATCTGAACAAGTGTAATTACAATACATAGAGAGTATATATCTTCATAAATTTGAGCAGGAGCAAGTGACCCTTCTGGGTATGTAGCTAAGCTCTTGCATGCACACATTGCATAGTGATGTACTCAATCATAGTGTTTCAAAAAATGACGCATTTTTACCACCTAATATAGTAATATACCTAGCACGTAAGGAACTAGTTGTTAAGGACTTAGTAGACTTTCAATCTCGACTCTTACATCAACTGAATGGTTCTAATTTGAAAGACTAAAATAAGCATGAACACACCCAAGCATACCACCCTCTTCCCTCAACGGCTCAACCCTCCTCTTCGTCTGCTTCCCAGCCTCCAATTTTTTAAGGTACCCAGTTTTAAGTTGGAATCATAATAACTTGATGAAGCCTTGGTATCCTTCTACTTCATCATTCATctcagttttttttgtttacagAAGTAAAATAACACTCTATTTAGATAGTATACAACCCAGTGCCCACAAAACCACTCTCATGGATATTGATCTAAGAAAAAAATCAGGTAATTCTTCACTTCTTCCCAACTTATCGATCCACAACAACCATTAAGATTCTAAGATGGCAATCAGAGCCCAGCACGGTGAAGTTGCTCCATTCAAACAGTCTCTTATTTCAAAATTCAGTTAAATTGGTGATTATAACTTGAAGCCTCCGGTGTAGGTCTTCCTTCATCATTTGACCATAATATTTGATTTCCCCCAACGAACCGTTTTCCGATCAAAATTTCAGAACTTTCCAGTTGAAATTACTTGTGAGATTGGGAATCGGCGGAAGAGGTGGTTTTGATAGAGAGCGGTGGAGACGGAGATGAAGAGGGTGAGAGGATTGGGTGTGTTTATGCTTATTTTAGTCTTTAAAATTAAAACCATTCAGTTGATCTGAGGGTGGAGATTGAAAGTCCTTACCAAATCCTTAACAACTAGGTCTTATTAGAAAGGGCTCCTACCTAGCACTAGTGTAAACATATGAAATTAGTTCCGTAATTTGATTTACATCTCGAGTAAGTTATTCCACTAATTGCCGATTGATGAAACATGACAATGAACGACGACAGTACGTAATGCAGCTGAGACTTGATAACCTAAGCATGACGTCGGAAATGCCATCACCCCTTCACACGTGTGTTCACTGCATGGCAGGCCCTTCCATAGAAAATTCTCTCCCTCTAGAAATCGCCGTACCCTCTCTTACTCCGGTCGGACTAATATTCTCCTAAGTCCTAACCACATGCAACTCCACAAACAAAATCTCAACCCTAGAAACCAAAACACCACACGTCCACACTCACCTTATTCAGGCCTAATAAAGCACAAAATTGCATcgttaataaaaaaattagcaCATATTTGACGTAATTAATTATCCTTTCCCTAATAGCTTTCCAAACTCCAAAACACAACCTTCAACCTCACCATCTCTATATAAAGCCCCAGCAGCAGTTACCCTTCCTCATCACACAAAAACAAAGCTTCAAAGCTTTTTTAACCTACAAAAATGGCGCAAGCACAGACACCCCACATCGCTATCCACCCCAGTCCGGGAATGGGCCACCTCATCCCTCTCGCCGAGCTCGCCAAGCAGCTAGTCCACCGTCACAACTTCACCGTCACGTTCATAATCCCCTGCGACGGTCCTCCCACAAAGGCACAGAAGTCCGTCCTCGACGCTCTCCCAACCGCCATCGACCACGTCTTCCTCCCGCCTGTCAGCTTCGACGACCTCCCTGCTGGCACTCAAATAGAGACCCTTATTTCTCTCACCATCTCTCGTTCCCTCACTTACTTGAGGAACACGGTCGAGTCTATGATGGGCCGTGCGACGGGGAAGAAGCTGGTAGGGTTGGTGGTGGATCTTTTCGGCACCGACGCTTTTGAGGTGGCTAGAGAGTTTAATATTTTCCCCTACATTTTCTTCTGCTCCACCGCCATGGCTCTGTCGTTGTTCTTATACTTGCCGAAGCTGGACGAAGCGGTGTCGTGCGAGTATAGGGAGTTGGAGGAGCCGGTGCGGATTCCAGGGTGTCTGCCGATTCACGGCAAGGAGCTGCTGGACCCGGTTCAGAACCGTAAAGACGAGGCTTACAAGTGGGTGCTTCACCATGTCAAGCGTTACGGACTGGCGGAGGGCATAATGGTAAATAGCTTCATGGAGTTGGAGCCTGGGGCTCTAAAGGCTTTGCAGGAGAAAGAACCGGGAAAGCCTCCGGTTTATCCGGTCGGACCGCTGGTGAGGATGGACTTCAAGGATGGGGCCCACGAGGGCAAGTGTTTGAAGTGGTTGGATGAGCAGCCACGTGGGTCGGTCCTATATGTTTCGTTCGGGAGTGGTGGGACCCTGTCCTATAATCAGATCAATGAATTGGCTTTGGGGTTGGAAATGAGTGAGCAAAGGTTTATGTGGGTGGTGAGGAGCCCTAGTGACAAAGCTACCAATGCCACTTATTTCAGTGTACATAGTCAAGATGATCCTCTGGCCTTCCTTGCCAAAGGGTTTCTAGATAGGACCAAACGGCGGGGGCTCGTGGTGCCGAACTGGGCACCACAAGCTCAAATATTGGGACATGAATCGACCGGTGGATTCCTCACCCACTGTGGTTGGAATTCATGCTTAGAGAGTGTTGTGTATGGTGTCCCCCTCGTGGCATGGCCCTTGTACGCGGAGCAAAAAATGAACGCATTTATGTTCACCCACGACATAAAAGTAGCACTAAGACCAAAAACGAACGAAAATGGCTTCGTGAAGAGGGAGGAAGTCGCCGTGGTGGTTAAAGGTCTAATGGAAGGCGAGGAAGGTAAGCGACTTAGAAACCGACTGAAGGACCTAAAAGATGCTGCAACGAAGTCTCTGAGTGACGAAGGGGCTTCAGCAAAGGCACTGTCCGAAGTGGTCGCAAAATGGAAAACCCTTGTATGTAACTAGTATTAAGTCTTCATTCCTCCATTATTAGCTACTTTCTCTTATCTCTAACTATCTTTTTTTGCATTTGTTTGTGTTAAGTTCTAAAGCTACATGCTAGCATAATACTTGGTTGGGTTGACTGTAAGATATTGTGCATAGACAAAAGCCTCTTTTATTTGTACatctttctgggttttcttttGTCCTTAATCTTTTGTGcgtgatatatatatgaggTGGGTGAGAATGTGCGATGGGTGCAGCGACCAATATTGGTATAGTTACAGAGAGCATCATATGTAATGAGCCAGAGGAGGGGACCCAACTCAAGAAATTGGTTTACATCACACAATAAAGTCATGGGCACTCACTTGTGATGATGTTTGTTGGAGGTTGGCATTGATGTTAGAGAAAAGTCTGATaccaatgaatgaatgatagCCATGATAGGTATTCTAGGAAAACAATTGAGAGCAAAGATCGTAGTTTTTCGTTTACTAATTTTGAAAATAGGGTAAGCGTGGTTTATAAGTTTATTAGTGGCAAATGAGCTATAGTGCAGAATCTTGATGTAGGTCACGCATGAGTTATACACCTTAAAAACAACATTAGATAATATTTGAGTCATCTAGAACCTTGAAGAACATTAGATAACAAATCCTTCTTGAACAGTGAGGAAGtaagtttgcctacaacatcCTGATCATGACAAAGTAATGAAGTCTATAATGCATTCTAAAGTTCATACTCATGTAAACAAGGTAAAAGAACTCTGTCACGTCACGTACGTCTCAGCAATGTGTTTTTGATGGTTGAGTTGTTAAAATGACATATGTATATAACATGTACGTGCAAGATTTGTAATCACTTGAATTCATGAAAATACAATTCCTCTTATTTTATTTCAGACACCGCAAATTAATAATGAACAAATCTCACAGAATACGctaacttatatttttttaagagAATATGAATATATGATAATGACTTCGAATTTTCTCTTATCTTTGAAGATGCCCCATCAAAATGAAAGTAGTCGTGTAGCAAATGGAAACGAGTTGCTTCATTATTGGACAGGAGCcgtcaaagaaaaaaaaaaggatcacTTCAGTAGCTTATGGAGAGACCCATACCATCTTATAGATAAATGCCATTATGATTGAGCTTTTGGGAGGGTCAAAAGTTTAGGATGATTTCTTTGCTTTTTTGGCTTTATAGATTAGCAAGAGagaccccaaaaaaaaatagttttaaaCATATTCTCTCCGTGCACCCTCCCTATTGGGTAATGCATTATGGCATTATCATGTTCTTAATCTTTTTATCTCTGTTTCCTTTCTGCCATACCTCTAAGTGCACTGATATTTTGGGACTTGTGACAACTGAGATGGATGAATCACTTTAtcatataaaatattatatttataattaataaattagttgatatgattattattattaacaaAAGTCACTTTGCCGCCTAGTACTATTTGATATAGCCACATACTTTCATGAGGTTGCTCACATCAAACTTGTTACAGTAGAAATAGCGTATGTGTCCTTATAAGAAATTAAGAGTGTAATTTATAGACCACGTATGGACATACCATTTGAAATGCGTAAACaagatatataaaacaaatacattTAACTTCAAGTGTAgtttttcatcaaatataaagAAGTTCACTTGTTCGATTCATGGAAGGACGGGCATCCAAGCACGGAATCTTGTCTAGAGAAAAAAAGTTTTCTTGGTATGAAAGTAGGATTGCATACAATGTTTTGGACAATTACATCCACTGGATTGTATTTTGACGTCTCTAAATTAACTACGTACGGTTGATTCAGTTAATATCATTAGCTATGCGCCATTTAGTTTGAGACATTTTGAATATATCCATCCACATTATTTCTTAGTTGAATATCAAAGTTTCCAACACTCGCTTCCTTCATGACTGCTAGGTCTCGAAACTTCTTGTTTACGGTATCCCATGTAGCCTCAAcgtcttctttttttggtctgaaagAGGAACTTAATTGAAAGCCAACAGGCAAACAGAAACATAATACAACCAAGAAATTAAGCATACAAGTATACATGAATGTGATGAAACTACTGCTGAGGCAAAACACCCAgccaaacaaaagaagaataacAACAAGCTATGGAGACTCAACGTCTTTAAGAACTTCAATTTCAGAACCCGTTTCGAACTCTTCCTCTTCTGCAAGCTCGTCTTCTTTGAGAGGATTTTCCTTGTACTTTTGAATCAAATCCTTATAttccttattcttcttctttagttTCTCTTTGATCGATCTCAGGGCCTTGGCATTGGTGCTGCTCATCTTCTTCTTAGCATCCTTATTTGCTAGTGCCTCACCCACAAACTCATCCAACAAAACAAGTGCTCTGATGTACAGAGTCGGTACTTTCTCAGAACGATTGGCGCTCATCACCTTCTCAAGTTGTTTAGTCATATTCTCAAAGGAATCCTGCAAGCTCACCCAGTCGTTAATGAACTTAGCCTTCTCTATCTTGTCAATAGCAGCACacatcttttcaattcgctTGGCTTTGACCGATCTAAGCACACGCTTTTTGCCATCATCAGATCTTTCGTTACCACCATCGTTAATCTTGTATTTGCTTTCGACTTGCTGAATGCTAGCTGTACTCGTCTCCTTCTTCGTGATTATAGGCTCTTCTGATGAATCGCTGTCGCTCTGGCTTCCCCAGAATTTCGAACTCGATGCCATTGTCTCGTATAGCTCAAGGGGATGAGGCTGATCCTACATATAGGGAACCAATAAGAACTAGGAGCTTAGGAAACCTATAAGAACTAGGAATATTGTACGAGAGCTATAAGAACTAGGAATTAGTACGAACtaatatatgaaatatattacTCAACAATTAATTCCTCTGACTTAATTTGCATATACGTTATCTGTTTGGTTTAAAACCATTTAGGTTAGCTCTGATCCATGGTTTCGATTCCTTTTCTCTAGGATTTTATAAGAACGAAACATTTAAAGAGTGTGTGAATAGAGACTTTAGCTATGTCAATATCAACatcttatatatatgatgagcATATATTAGATTTATCCATTGCCAAATGTCATACTTAAATATGCACACAAATTGAGTGTAATTTCACAacagtaagaaaaaaaatgagggCTTTATGCCACTCTCTCTCGGCTAGATCTCTAATCTATCAATGGTGTCAATCACCATCAGCAAGCAGATCATTGGTGTCTGCCTCATGTTGTACCCTTACAACACTCCAATGACGTCTCTTTTAGACGGCGAGTTCTGGAATGCACCGTGACCATACGGAGCCCTTAATTTGTCTTATTACGTGTCGCTCAACAATTGATGTAGAGGCCTGGTCCCGCCATTTCCCTCTCTTTCCCTCATTTTTCTTCCAACGCGCGCGTTGGGCAATCTATCGCGTTCTCTCGGCTCACTTGAGTTGTATTGAGCCGAATGGAGCAACAAATCGATTTTACCAGTATCAGTTAATTGCTTTGATTTATTTGCTTAGTTATTTTTTTCTCTGTTATATCTTTGAACATTGCTTAGATCAGTGGATGTGGTGATGGAGTGATCTATTAATGTGGCCGCGGGTTTTGGTTGGGATGAAGTTCCCAGATTTGTAGATTGAAGTTCAGCAGCTTCCTTGCCTCTGCCaatctatt
This genomic interval carries:
- the LOC126801546 gene encoding hydroquinone glucosyltransferase-like, with the protein product MAQAQTPHIAIHPSPGMGHLIPLAELAKQLVHRHNFTVTFIIPCDGPPTKAQKSVLDALPTAIDHVFLPPVSFDDLPAGTQIETLISLTISRSLTYLRNTVESMMGRATGKKLVGLVVDLFGTDAFEVAREFNIFPYIFFCSTAMALSLFLYLPKLDEAVSCEYRELEEPVRIPGCLPIHGKELLDPVQNRKDEAYKWVLHHVKRYGLAEGIMVNSFMELEPGALKALQEKEPGKPPVYPVGPLVRMDFKDGAHEGKCLKWLDEQPRGSVLYVSFGSGGTLSYNQINELALGLEMSEQRFMWVVRSPSDKATNATYFSVHSQDDPLAFLAKGFLDRTKRRGLVVPNWAPQAQILGHESTGGFLTHCGWNSCLESVVYGVPLVAWPLYAEQKMNAFMFTHDIKVALRPKTNENGFVKREEVAVVVKGLMEGEEGKRLRNRLKDLKDAATKSLSDEGASAKALSEVVAKWKTLVCN